In Thalassotalea sp. Sam97, a single window of DNA contains:
- a CDS encoding FHA domain-containing protein, whose protein sequence is MELIIEEISRGKKIKNRHKFATDEVHIGRGFQNDIILSDPHVCSEHLNLRFEHGQWLMQDMQSVNGTQLDNKQPVVGWQPVQSGDIVHLGKTRLRLFFANHPVAKSVAFTKVERFVERLGSLSWVIAMVAIFALITFALNYLQIAVRDVNYGQLTETTIYTTLAYAMWPLLCSLMAFMNKNEARVGSQLGVSFFILNLFWLIDFADRFLAFNSSSLWQWGWLTNSLYIVTTFMLFWFNLYIAFSQSNKRRSKVAALLTLLIYGGLYLNDLTQQPEFNAYPSYDSTIMMPSLSIKPAADSAQFNNNTDQLFEQVSKASQQPKADANKQ, encoded by the coding sequence ATGGAACTAATTATTGAAGAAATCAGCCGAGGTAAAAAAATCAAAAACCGTCATAAGTTTGCCACGGACGAGGTGCACATTGGTCGTGGTTTTCAAAATGATATTATCTTATCCGACCCACACGTTTGCTCTGAGCACTTAAATTTAAGATTTGAGCACGGTCAGTGGTTAATGCAAGATATGCAATCGGTTAATGGCACGCAGCTAGATAACAAGCAGCCAGTTGTCGGTTGGCAGCCAGTGCAATCTGGTGACATAGTTCACCTTGGCAAAACCCGCCTACGACTATTTTTTGCCAATCACCCTGTCGCGAAAAGCGTGGCATTTACCAAAGTCGAACGCTTCGTTGAGCGCCTCGGTAGCCTATCTTGGGTGATCGCCATGGTTGCAATCTTTGCGCTGATCACTTTTGCCCTAAATTATTTACAAATCGCTGTACGAGATGTCAATTATGGGCAACTGACAGAGACTACAATTTACACAACCTTAGCTTATGCGATGTGGCCACTGTTATGTTCATTAATGGCATTTATGAACAAAAATGAAGCCCGGGTAGGTAGCCAACTAGGAGTGAGCTTTTTTATTCTCAATTTATTTTGGCTGATCGATTTTGCCGATCGCTTTTTAGCATTTAACAGCTCTAGTCTGTGGCAATGGGGCTGGCTCACCAATTCACTCTATATTGTCACCACCTTTATGTTGTTTTGGTTTAACCTTTATATCGCTTTTTCACAATCAAACAAGCGACGAAGCAAGGTTGCGGCATTATTAACACTGCTTATTTACGGTGGTTTATACCTTAATGACTTAACTCAACAACCAGAATTTAATGCCTATCCAAGCTACGATAGCACGATTATGATGCCATCGCTGTCGATAAAGCCCGCGGCTGATAGTGCGCAATTTAATAACAATACTGACCAGTTGTTCGAACAAGTTAGTAAAGCAAGCCAGCAACCAAAAGCTGACGCTAATAAGCAATAG
- the trpS gene encoding tryptophan--tRNA ligase — protein MTKPVVLSGCQPSGELTIGNYLGALRQWVGMQDDHQCYYSLVDLHAITVRQDPVALRKAVLDGLALYLACGVDHNKSTIFVQSHVPEHSQLAWVLNCYTQMGELNRMTQFKDKSSRAGADINAGLFTYPVLMAADILLYNANRVPVGEDQKQHLELARDIATRFNNIYGDTFQVPDPYIPETGARVMSLLDPQKKMSKSDDNPGNFIGLLEDPKKITKKIKRAVTDSDELARIYYNVEEKPGVSNLLSLLSCATGESIESLVPKYEDKMYGHLKGDVAEAVVAMLQPIQQKFHEYRQDQGFLDQVMREGAEKASARASKVLASVNEAVGFIPKP, from the coding sequence ATGACTAAGCCAGTTGTTTTAAGTGGTTGTCAGCCATCGGGTGAGCTGACTATTGGTAATTATCTAGGCGCATTGCGTCAATGGGTTGGAATGCAGGATGATCACCAGTGTTATTATTCATTGGTTGACCTACACGCCATCACAGTGCGTCAAGATCCTGTCGCGTTGCGCAAAGCCGTTTTAGATGGCTTAGCACTATATTTGGCCTGTGGCGTTGATCACAATAAAAGTACCATTTTTGTTCAGTCACATGTACCAGAGCATAGCCAACTTGCTTGGGTCCTTAATTGTTACACGCAAATGGGCGAGCTTAACCGCATGACTCAATTTAAAGATAAGTCGAGCAGGGCGGGTGCAGATATCAATGCAGGTCTATTTACCTACCCAGTATTAATGGCTGCAGACATCTTATTATACAACGCCAATCGCGTGCCGGTAGGCGAAGATCAAAAGCAACATCTTGAATTAGCTCGTGATATTGCAACCCGTTTTAATAACATTTACGGCGATACCTTCCAAGTACCAGATCCGTACATCCCGGAAACAGGTGCTCGAGTGATGAGTTTACTTGACCCACAGAAAAAGATGTCTAAGTCAGATGATAATCCAGGTAATTTTATTGGTTTATTGGAAGATCCGAAGAAGATCACTAAGAAAATCAAACGCGCGGTAACCGACTCTGATGAATTAGCTCGTATTTACTATAACGTAGAAGAAAAACCAGGCGTATCGAACCTACTGAGCTTATTGTCGTGTGCTACTGGTGAAAGCATTGAGTCTTTAGTGCCTAAGTACGAAGATAAAATGTATGGTCACTTAAAAGGCGATGTAGCAGAAGCTGTGGTAGCAATGTTGCAGCCGATTCAACAAAAATTCCATGAATACCGCCAAGATCAAGGATTCTTAGATCAAGTTATGCGTGAAGGTGCTGAAAAAGCATCGGCTCGTGCCAGCAAGGTATTGGCATCTGTTAATGAGGCTGTTGGTTTTATCCCCAAACCTTAA
- the rpe gene encoding ribulose-phosphate 3-epimerase translates to MSEKSSFLIAPSILSADFARLGEDVAKVLAAGADIVHFDVMDNHYVPNLTIGPMVCKALRDYGIQAPIDVHLMVKPVDSLIPMFAEAGASIITFHPEASEHVDRTLQLIKSYGCKAGLVLNPATPLHVLDYVMDKLDVILLMSVNPGFGGQSFIETTFDKLRQVRAKIDASGYNIRLEIDGGVKVDNIKQIAEAGADMFVAGSAIFSQPDYKAVIDAMREQLASIDNGNFNN, encoded by the coding sequence ATGTCTGAAAAATCATCGTTTTTAATTGCTCCCTCAATACTGTCGGCAGATTTTGCTCGGCTCGGTGAGGATGTCGCTAAGGTCTTGGCGGCAGGTGCTGATATCGTTCATTTTGATGTAATGGATAATCATTATGTTCCGAATTTAACGATCGGCCCTATGGTATGTAAAGCATTACGTGATTATGGTATTCAAGCGCCAATCGACGTGCATTTAATGGTGAAGCCCGTTGATAGTTTAATTCCAATGTTTGCTGAAGCCGGGGCGAGTATCATTACTTTCCATCCAGAGGCCAGCGAACATGTCGACCGAACGTTACAGCTAATCAAATCGTATGGTTGCAAGGCTGGATTGGTACTGAACCCAGCAACACCATTACACGTGCTTGATTATGTTATGGATAAGCTGGATGTTATTTTATTGATGTCTGTGAATCCTGGCTTTGGTGGGCAAAGCTTTATCGAGACGACATTTGATAAACTTCGCCAAGTTCGAGCTAAGATTGATGCCAGCGGATACAACATTCGTCTTGAAATAGACGGTGGTGTGAAGGTCGATAATATAAAACAGATAGCCGAGGCGGGCGCCGATATGTTTGTTGCTGGCTCAGCTATTTTTTCTCAACCAGATTATAAGGCTGTTATTGATGCGATGCGCGAGCAACTCGCCAGCATTGATAATGGTAATTTCAATAACTAA
- a CDS encoding TorF family putative porin: protein MKIAFKKTLLATSLALTSFVSIADDLGENWSANVGLVSQYFFRGIAQTETASASAGLDYEYDGIYVGTWVADVQDGLEIDIYAGYGYETEGGLGLSIGATTYQYTGLFDSAYNELNLGASYSFLSLEYSVGTHEDDEEIGIEESDYDFIALTAEYEGFYATVGSWGKDFDGDYFEVGYGTEVGGFDVGVSLIKNSEELDVETFDGEDSLVFSIGKTF, encoded by the coding sequence ATGAAAATTGCTTTTAAGAAAACTTTACTGGCAACCAGTTTGGCACTAACCAGCTTTGTTAGCATCGCAGACGATCTTGGTGAGAACTGGAGCGCTAATGTCGGCTTAGTATCACAATATTTCTTCCGTGGTATCGCGCAAACAGAAACCGCTTCAGCAAGCGCTGGTTTAGATTATGAGTATGACGGTATCTATGTTGGCACTTGGGTTGCTGATGTACAAGATGGTTTGGAAATAGATATTTACGCTGGTTATGGTTATGAGACCGAAGGGGGCTTAGGTTTGAGTATTGGTGCTACGACCTACCAATATACTGGCTTATTTGACTCAGCTTACAATGAACTAAATTTAGGGGCGAGCTACAGCTTTCTTTCTCTTGAGTACAGTGTTGGTACTCACGAAGACGATGAAGAAATAGGTATTGAAGAGTCAGACTATGACTTTATCGCGCTTACTGCCGAATATGAAGGTTTCTACGCAACCGTGGGTAGCTGGGGTAAAGACTTTGACGGTGATTACTTTGAAGTCGGCTACGGTACCGAGGTTGGAGGTTTTGATGTTGGCGTATCACTCATTAAAAACTCAGAAGAGCTTGATGTTGAAACATTCGATGGTGAAGATTCATTAGTGTTTAGTATCGGCAAAACTTTTTAA
- a CDS encoding DUF2970 domain-containing protein — protein sequence MPANAKNTLTLKQLLASILAALIGVQSDAYRQRDFRQGKLSHFIIAGIIAVTVFVLALVFVVNVVLRVSQ from the coding sequence ATGCCAGCGAATGCTAAAAACACATTAACGCTCAAACAACTGTTGGCAAGCATTTTAGCGGCACTAATAGGCGTACAAAGTGATGCTTACCGACAACGAGACTTTCGCCAAGGAAAATTAAGCCACTTTATCATCGCTGGAATTATTGCGGTGACGGTATTTGTATTAGCGCTAGTTTTCGTTGTTAATGTGGTATTGAGGGTTAGCCAATAA
- a CDS encoding Dam family site-specific DNA-(adenine-N6)-methyltransferase, which produces MQKQRAFLKWAGGKYTLSDTIANMLPRGKRLIEPFAGAGSVFLNTKYQRYLLNDINKDLINLYKTLQQTPEKFISDARALFNAEYNDADCYYQLRAQFNASQDPYQRSLLFLYMNRHGYNGLCRYNSKGGYNVPFGKYKRPYFPEKELNAFAAKAQVTDFVCEGYRQTFARAEDGDVIYCDPPYVPLSKTASFTSYAGNGFGLDEQADLANAAEEVTREKNVTVLISNHDTIWTRKIYEHADILKTVDVARTISQKGSKRNKVAELLALYKPQ; this is translated from the coding sequence ATGCAAAAGCAACGCGCCTTCCTAAAATGGGCCGGTGGTAAATATACATTAAGTGATACCATTGCCAATATGCTCCCCCGAGGTAAACGTCTAATCGAGCCATTTGCTGGAGCAGGGTCGGTATTTCTTAATACCAAGTATCAGCGTTATCTACTTAATGACATTAATAAAGATTTAATTAATCTGTATAAAACATTACAGCAAACCCCTGAGAAATTTATTAGCGACGCAAGAGCATTGTTCAATGCAGAATATAATGATGCTGACTGTTATTATCAGCTCCGTGCTCAATTTAACGCTAGCCAAGATCCGTACCAGCGTAGCTTATTGTTTTTATATATGAATCGCCATGGCTATAATGGATTGTGCCGTTATAACAGCAAAGGTGGCTATAACGTTCCTTTTGGTAAATACAAACGACCATATTTTCCAGAGAAGGAGTTAAACGCGTTTGCTGCGAAAGCCCAAGTTACGGATTTTGTCTGTGAAGGCTATCGACAAACATTTGCTCGCGCTGAAGATGGCGATGTCATTTATTGTGATCCACCTTATGTACCTTTAAGTAAAACTGCAAGCTTCACTAGTTATGCCGGCAATGGCTTTGGCTTAGATGAGCAGGCTGACTTAGCCAATGCTGCCGAAGAAGTAACCCGTGAAAAAAACGTAACCGTGTTGATATCAAATCACGATACCATTTGGACGCGCAAGATTTACGAGCATGCCGATATATTAAAAACGGTGGATGTGGCTCGCACCATCAGCCAAAAGGGCAGTAAACGCAATAAAGTGGCTGAACTACTAGCTTTATATAAACCACAATAG
- the aroB gene encoding 3-dehydroquinate synthase → MPDLIVQLDSRSYPIYIDSGLLSDSSPILSHINGKRVVIITNDVVNTLYLQSLQHQLPGLEIDVVVLADGESEKNLANFEYVIAHMLKHQHGRDTTLIALGGGVIGDLTGFVAACYQRGINFIQVPTTLLSQVDSSVGGKTAVNHPLGKNMIGAFYQPQAVVIDIDTLKTLPNREFAAGMAEVIKYGILGDVEFFSWLEENKQAIKQQRSDVMIEMVQRCCQAKADIVAADEKESGVRALLNLGHTFGHAIEAEQGYGVWLHGEAVSVGMVQAARLARYLGFLTQADVDRVTSLISFFDLPTAGPEDMTLAAYLQHMARDKKNLAGKLRFIVPTAIGKAEIFDNITEQQLQQAIAP, encoded by the coding sequence ATGCCCGATTTGATAGTACAACTTGACTCTAGAAGTTACCCTATCTATATCGACTCAGGGCTGCTAAGCGATAGTAGCCCAATCCTTTCCCACATCAATGGTAAGCGTGTTGTTATTATTACCAATGATGTCGTTAACACACTCTATTTACAGTCTCTGCAACATCAATTGCCTGGTTTAGAAATTGATGTTGTTGTGCTTGCCGATGGTGAATCTGAAAAAAATCTCGCTAACTTTGAGTATGTCATTGCTCATATGCTTAAGCACCAGCATGGCCGAGATACAACATTGATTGCGCTCGGTGGTGGTGTTATCGGAGATTTAACTGGATTCGTAGCAGCTTGTTATCAACGCGGTATTAATTTTATTCAAGTGCCAACAACGTTACTGTCGCAAGTCGATTCTTCAGTTGGTGGTAAAACTGCTGTCAATCATCCTCTGGGTAAGAATATGATTGGTGCATTTTATCAACCTCAGGCGGTAGTCATTGATATCGATACCTTGAAAACGCTACCCAACAGAGAGTTTGCTGCAGGCATGGCTGAGGTCATCAAATACGGTATTTTGGGTGATGTAGAGTTTTTTTCTTGGTTAGAAGAAAATAAGCAGGCAATTAAGCAACAACGCTCAGATGTGATGATTGAAATGGTCCAACGCTGTTGCCAAGCGAAAGCCGATATTGTTGCCGCTGATGAAAAAGAATCAGGCGTACGTGCGTTATTGAATTTAGGCCACACCTTTGGGCATGCGATTGAAGCAGAGCAAGGTTATGGTGTTTGGCTGCACGGTGAAGCGGTTTCTGTAGGTATGGTTCAGGCTGCGCGCTTAGCTCGGTATTTGGGCTTTCTAACGCAAGCAGATGTTGACCGAGTGACATCGCTAATTAGCTTTTTCGATTTGCCAACAGCTGGCCCTGAGGATATGACGTTAGCTGCGTATTTACAGCACATGGCACGCGATAAAAAAAATCTCGCTGGTAAACTTCGTTTCATTGTACCGACGGCTATTGGCAAAGCTGAAATTTTTGATAACATAACTGAACAGCAGTTACAGCAAGCGATTGCGCCTTAA
- the aroK gene encoding shikimate kinase AroK has translation MAEKRNIFLIGPMGAGKSTIGREIADKLHLEFYDSDQEIERRTGADISWVFDLEGEEGFRKREETVIDDLTELQGIVLATGGGSVISDLIRNRLSARGIVVYLETTIDKQVARTQRDRRRPLLQTDEDSRSVLERLAQERNPLYEEIADIVVQTDDQSAKVVANKIIEKLDF, from the coding sequence ATGGCAGAAAAACGTAACATCTTCCTGATCGGCCCTATGGGGGCAGGTAAAAGCACAATTGGCAGAGAAATCGCTGACAAACTACACCTGGAATTTTATGATTCAGACCAGGAAATAGAGCGCCGTACCGGTGCTGATATTTCATGGGTTTTTGATTTGGAAGGCGAAGAAGGGTTTAGAAAGCGCGAAGAAACCGTCATCGATGACCTTACCGAATTACAAGGTATCGTATTAGCAACGGGTGGTGGTTCAGTAATCAGCGACCTAATCCGTAATCGTCTATCAGCGCGCGGTATTGTGGTGTATTTAGAGACCACAATCGACAAACAAGTAGCCCGCACTCAGCGTGATCGCCGTCGTCCACTACTGCAAACTGATGAAGACTCTCGCTCGGTTTTAGAGAGACTTGCACAAGAGCGTAATCCTTTATATGAAGAGATCGCTGACATTGTTGTGCAAACTGATGATCAAAGTGCGAAGGTTGTCGCCAATAAAATCATTGAAAAATTGGATTTCTAA
- a CDS encoding type IV pilus secretin PilQ, whose translation MISLKFFNSHVLAPVKKVLFNGFVAGAITLAAMPSFAAGQLNDIYYNTLLADEIEFTFGFDHPLSNQPVVKTYAEPARIEVVFNADSFIEPLAKTQVNHAGVKYIDVQKGGGQVKATIYLDELKLYQTDIIEGKFVILLNSMSTFDKPDSKVDTSSFINGIQAIDFRKGEGSAGQVLVFLDDNKSAVDVTDKLGKINVEFYNTAIMDELLYKLDVTDFGTLVKSIETFKEGNNARLEIETSKAFQFEHDQIDNIFSLTIKEQEEKKSYMEDGKEFNGKAISLNFQDIPIRTVLQIIADYNGFNLVTSDTVNGNITLRLDGVPWDQALDIILKVKGLGKRLDGNILMIAPNEELMAREAKELQAQQQVSELAPLYAEYIQINYAKATDFASLLKNEGTSLLSDRGSVTVDDRTNTLLIRDTAKSIDDVKRMINVLDIPIRQVVIESRMVTVKDNISEDLGIRWGMTSNGSDTASAGSLEGADLANGGIIPSIDERLNVNLPVADPAGSIAFQVARLADGTILDLELSAMEQENKGEIIASPRITTSNQKEAYIEQGTEIPFVQAASSGATSVTFKKAILGLRVTPQITPDNRIILDLVITQDTRGDTVSTGTGLATAIDTQEIGTQVLVNNGETIVLGGIYQQQIINAVSKVPVLGDIPYIGWLFRTANEFNEKKELLIFVTPRIVTENL comes from the coding sequence ATGATCAGTTTGAAGTTTTTCAATAGCCATGTGTTAGCACCCGTTAAAAAGGTGCTGTTTAACGGTTTTGTTGCTGGTGCCATTACCTTAGCTGCCATGCCAAGTTTTGCTGCGGGTCAATTAAATGACATTTACTACAATACATTGCTCGCTGATGAAATTGAATTCACCTTCGGTTTTGATCATCCATTGAGTAATCAACCCGTTGTAAAAACTTATGCGGAGCCGGCACGAATCGAAGTCGTATTTAACGCAGATTCGTTTATTGAGCCATTAGCTAAAACTCAAGTAAACCATGCTGGTGTTAAATATATCGATGTGCAAAAAGGTGGCGGTCAGGTTAAAGCGACGATTTATCTTGATGAATTAAAGCTATATCAAACCGATATTATCGAAGGAAAGTTCGTAATATTGTTAAATAGCATGTCAACCTTTGATAAGCCAGACTCTAAAGTTGACACCAGTAGCTTTATTAATGGTATTCAAGCCATCGATTTTCGTAAAGGCGAGGGGAGTGCCGGGCAAGTACTGGTGTTTCTTGATGATAATAAGTCTGCCGTTGATGTTACCGATAAGCTAGGCAAGATAAATGTCGAGTTTTACAACACCGCCATTATGGACGAGTTGTTGTACAAACTTGATGTGACTGATTTTGGTACATTGGTTAAGAGTATCGAAACGTTTAAAGAAGGCAATAATGCACGGTTGGAGATTGAAACCAGTAAGGCATTCCAATTCGAGCACGACCAAATTGATAATATCTTCTCCTTAACAATAAAAGAGCAAGAAGAGAAAAAAAGTTACATGGAAGATGGCAAAGAGTTTAATGGTAAAGCCATCTCATTAAACTTCCAAGACATCCCGATCCGTACCGTATTGCAGATTATTGCCGACTATAATGGCTTTAACTTAGTAACCAGCGATACGGTAAACGGTAATATTACCTTGCGTCTTGATGGTGTGCCTTGGGATCAGGCTCTTGATATCATTCTTAAGGTCAAAGGTTTAGGAAAGCGTTTAGATGGCAACATACTGATGATTGCCCCGAATGAAGAGTTAATGGCGCGCGAAGCGAAAGAACTGCAAGCTCAACAGCAAGTATCAGAATTGGCGCCGCTATACGCAGAGTATATACAAATTAACTACGCTAAAGCGACTGACTTTGCATCGCTACTAAAAAATGAAGGCACAAGCCTGTTATCAGATCGAGGTAGTGTTACCGTTGATGATCGCACCAATACCTTATTAATTCGTGATACCGCGAAAAGCATTGATGATGTTAAGCGCATGATCAACGTCTTAGATATTCCAATTCGCCAAGTTGTGATTGAATCTCGAATGGTAACGGTGAAAGATAATATCAGTGAAGATTTAGGTATTCGTTGGGGCATGACATCCAATGGTAGCGATACCGCATCAGCAGGTAGCTTAGAAGGTGCAGACCTTGCTAATGGCGGTATAATCCCATCGATTGATGAGCGCCTAAATGTTAATTTACCTGTTGCGGATCCTGCCGGCAGTATTGCCTTTCAGGTAGCTCGCCTTGCCGATGGTACGATCTTAGATCTTGAGCTATCGGCAATGGAGCAAGAGAATAAGGGGGAAATCATTGCCAGCCCGCGTATTACCACATCGAATCAAAAAGAAGCGTATATTGAACAAGGTACGGAAATTCCTTTTGTTCAAGCTGCATCGAGTGGAGCAACATCGGTAACTTTTAAAAAGGCAATTTTAGGGTTACGAGTGACACCGCAAATCACTCCAGATAACCGCATTATTCTTGATTTGGTTATTACCCAAGATACCCGTGGTGATACGGTTTCTACAGGAACCGGTTTGGCGACAGCAATTGATACCCAAGAAATCGGTACCCAAGTATTGGTGAACAATGGTGAAACGATTGTACTAGGTGGTATTTACCAGCAACAGATTATCAATGCCGTTTCTAAGGTACCGGTACTAGGGGATATTCCATATATTGGTTGGTTGTTCCGCACAGCTAATGAATTTAACGAGAAAAAAGAATTGCTTATCTTTGTTACACCGCGAATTGTAACAGAAAACCTTTAA
- a CDS encoding pilus assembly protein PilP: MRLLRYLPLLLLVGCFDDKTDLQAHIDKVKASTPSRIKPMPAIHEFNHFDYSAFALRSPFVAPKPEAIQEKMQQVSDCLHPDPRRRKQPLEKFALDTLSMRGTLGEEGILWALVESGDNALHRVSIGSYLGLYNGRIISVADEEIIIVELIPDGAGCWVERETTVAMIDTEFKGQRN; this comes from the coding sequence ATGCGTTTACTACGATATTTGCCCCTGCTGTTGCTAGTAGGGTGTTTTGATGACAAGACAGACTTACAGGCCCATATAGATAAAGTAAAAGCGTCTACACCAAGTCGTATAAAGCCAATGCCTGCGATTCACGAGTTTAATCATTTCGATTATTCAGCGTTTGCGTTACGTAGCCCGTTTGTTGCACCTAAGCCTGAAGCGATTCAGGAGAAGATGCAGCAAGTTTCAGATTGTTTACACCCAGACCCGAGGCGCCGCAAACAACCACTTGAAAAGTTTGCCTTAGATACTCTGAGTATGCGTGGCACGCTTGGCGAAGAGGGGATATTGTGGGCGTTAGTCGAATCCGGAGACAATGCGTTACACCGCGTGTCTATTGGCAGTTATTTAGGGCTATATAATGGCCGAATTATCAGCGTTGCAGACGAAGAAATCATTATCGTTGAGCTTATTCCTGATGGCGCAGGCTGTTGGGTTGAGCGTGAGACCACGGTAGCAATGATTGATACAGAGTTTAAGGGGCAAAGGAATTAA
- a CDS encoding type 4a pilus biogenesis protein PilO encodes MNIDLNELNDLDLNNIGQWPKTAKIILSVVLVLFIGYVAYFILVSDKITELDREIAQEQKLKSDYEAKYFVSANLELFRDQMEEAEEMFANQIKRLPESHETPGLLDDITFVGTTSRLDFKKLNWQPEIQQKFYVELPIEVQVSGTYHDFGEFVSKISGLPRIVTLHDFSITNANKKGNEGSLTLTLQAKTYKYRETAE; translated from the coding sequence ATGAATATTGATTTAAATGAATTAAACGACTTAGACCTCAATAATATTGGTCAGTGGCCGAAAACGGCAAAAATAATTCTCTCGGTCGTTTTGGTGTTGTTCATCGGCTACGTCGCTTACTTTATTTTGGTCAGCGATAAAATTACCGAGCTTGATCGTGAAATTGCCCAGGAGCAAAAACTAAAATCCGATTATGAAGCTAAGTACTTTGTTTCTGCCAACCTAGAGTTGTTCCGTGATCAAATGGAAGAAGCCGAAGAGATGTTTGCTAATCAAATTAAGCGTCTTCCAGAGAGTCATGAAACCCCTGGTTTGCTTGATGATATAACCTTTGTTGGCACCACCTCAAGGTTGGATTTTAAAAAGCTAAATTGGCAACCTGAAATACAGCAAAAATTTTACGTTGAGTTGCCGATCGAAGTGCAAGTTAGCGGAACATACCACGACTTTGGTGAGTTCGTAAGTAAGATCTCAGGGTTGCCACGAATTGTTACGTTACATGATTTTTCTATTACCAACGCCAACAAAAAAGGAAACGAGGGGTCGTTGACCTTAACCTTGCAGGCGAAAACATACAAGTATAGGGAGACAGCAGAGTAA
- a CDS encoding PilN domain-containing protein, whose product MPHINLLPWREEAQRLRQKQFFSLLLFLTLVTFLCVFLFAQYYQAKIDGQRARNQFLTNEIRILDARIAEIKTLEEKKRDLIQRMSLIEQLQKSRNVGTQVLDEIAKIVPSGVYLTRLTKQDNQLLLEGKSESNNHLANMIREVQSSALLADAELQFISSSGKDSKLLSDFKMSLRIQGLLQADSLTAKGGRR is encoded by the coding sequence ATGCCACATATAAATTTATTGCCTTGGCGTGAAGAAGCACAGCGCTTAAGGCAAAAACAATTCTTTTCTCTGTTGCTATTTTTAACGCTTGTAACCTTCTTGTGTGTGTTTTTATTTGCCCAGTACTATCAAGCGAAAATTGATGGCCAACGTGCCCGTAACCAATTTTTGACCAATGAAATTCGCATTCTCGACGCGCGTATTGCTGAAATAAAAACCTTAGAAGAGAAAAAGCGCGACCTTATTCAGCGTATGTCATTGATTGAGCAGCTACAAAAAAGTCGTAACGTTGGTACTCAAGTGTTAGATGAAATCGCGAAAATTGTGCCATCAGGGGTGTATTTAACTCGGTTAACCAAACAAGACAACCAATTGTTGCTTGAAGGTAAGAGCGAATCGAATAACCACTTAGCCAATATGATCCGTGAAGTGCAAAGTTCTGCACTGCTTGCTGATGCCGAGCTGCAATTTATTAGCAGTAGCGGTAAAGACAGTAAGTTATTGAGTGATTTTAAGATGTCATTGCGCATTCAAGGTTTATTGCAAGCCGATTCTCTGACAGCGAAGGGAGGTCGTCGATAA